One window from the genome of SAR324 cluster bacterium encodes:
- a CDS encoding YeeE/YedE family protein, with the protein MDHEKPIQPQPYWHNITAGIGLGLVLLLAYYVSGRGLGGSGFIMRVTTAVLNQFSSEHVAKLSYLNGYFENGSIIWNDWLIMQFIGMFFGGLFGAITAGRFGKAIEKGPRITTGQRFFFAVLGGGIIGWAARLARGCTSGQALSGGATLALGSWVFMLALFAGGFIGGYFVRRLWL; encoded by the coding sequence ATGGATCATGAAAAACCAATACAACCCCAACCTTACTGGCATAATATCACCGCTGGAATTGGTCTGGGACTGGTGCTGTTGCTGGCCTATTATGTTTCAGGACGCGGCTTGGGCGGATCCGGATTTATCATGCGGGTCACCACTGCGGTTCTCAATCAATTCAGTTCAGAGCATGTCGCCAAACTGAGCTACCTGAACGGTTATTTTGAAAATGGGTCAATCATCTGGAATGATTGGTTGATCATGCAATTTATCGGCATGTTTTTTGGTGGTTTGTTTGGGGCGATAACGGCTGGAAGGTTTGGAAAAGCCATTGAAAAAGGCCCACGAATCACCACTGGCCAACGTTTTTTCTTTGCCGTGCTGGGTGGTGGCATCATTGGCTGGGCGGCACGCCTGGCTCGTGGCTGTACCAGCGGACAGGCACTGAGCGGAGGAGCTACTCTTGCTCTTGGCAGTTGGGTGTTCATGCTGGCTTTATTTGCCGGCGGCTTTATTGGCGGATATTTCGTAAGGAGATTGTGGCTATGA
- a CDS encoding YeeE/YedE family protein, whose amino-acid sequence MTIAPLVKTGFISFEIDLIAAGLIGFGFGFMLERAGFGSAKKLTDQWYGRDWSVFRVMFTAIVTTMFGILILDALNIMPLGSFYLNGTYLHSQLIGGILVGVGFAIGGYCPGTSVVAIASGKIDAIFYLSGMMLGMLIFAEGWDLVENFMQQGNMGDITIPQWLDLNPWLVATVVLLIAVGGFAGANYVEKKLNT is encoded by the coding sequence ATGACGATCGCACCATTAGTAAAAACCGGTTTTATTTCTTTCGAGATAGATTTGATTGCCGCAGGATTGATCGGCTTCGGCTTCGGCTTCATGCTGGAACGAGCAGGCTTTGGCTCTGCAAAAAAATTGACAGATCAGTGGTATGGTCGGGACTGGAGTGTCTTTCGTGTCATGTTCACTGCCATTGTGACAACCATGTTTGGCATTCTGATTCTTGACGCCTTAAATATCATGCCTTTGGGATCTTTTTATCTCAATGGAACCTATCTTCACTCCCAGTTGATTGGCGGAATCCTCGTTGGTGTGGGATTCGCAATTGGTGGGTACTGTCCCGGAACCTCTGTGGTCGCCATTGCCAGTGGTAAAATCGATGCAATTTTTTATTTATCGGGCATGATGCTGGGCATGTTGATCTTTGCGGAAGGCTGGGACCTGGTGGAAAATTTCATGCAACAGGGCAACATGGGAGATATCACCATTCCCCAATGGCTGGATCTCAATCCATGGTTGGTCGCAACCGTGGTTCTGCTCATTGCCGTTGGCGGTTTTGCTGGCGCCAACTATGTTGAAAAAAAACTTAACACATGA
- a CDS encoding AAA family ATPase, with protein MLQVKGYKVMEELYSGVNTTVCRAVRESDHLAVIIKYLNSEYPTQEELARFQHEHSILTHLQMPGISRVIGLEKTGSSVMLVTSDDMLSKSLKHVLGEQTLKLEDILDTMLKLTVILGNVHKKGYIHRDLKPHNVIINPGNKEVTLIDFGIATTLEETEEVVASDAVLEGTLAYISPEQTGRMNRKVDFRSDLYSLGMTFYEVLAGDLPFHADDAMGWVHCHIARNPAPLLEKKPEIPGMIAHMIHKLLSKSVEDRYQSAFGLKHDLENCIRQFRETGKIEPFTLGTHDISDRLHIPQVLYGREPELNELMKLFELVKGGHKQLVFLGGQSGSGKSALVHELEKILVNHSGMLLSGKYDEFKRNDPYYGIGQAINNLVQNLLREDEDHLNQWKFKLAEALGPNGKIITDLAPDLELILGPQQPVPELGPSETQNRFQLTFLKFIRVFTQAHHPLVLFLDDLQFSDTASLGLLNIMSQDSELRHFMLILAYRDNEIQEDHPFLQLLQETKQGTIPYREIQLNPLNLNAIVQMLGETVKTEPENVKQLAEVIQNKTGGNTFFIHEFLKLLHHEKLLWFDFEAMCWKWDLDKIKAHETTGNVVELMIEKIQKLPEVTQSALKMAACIGADFNLKTLAAVCGRTLKQTAEDLWSAVQEGMILPVGEGHKLLKNSEESGISDFKASVWDKFVHGRVQKAAYEMISEEDRKPIHLNIGRVLLKSLSQEELEEKLFYVTSQLNMGKDLIESQEEKNKLAELNLLSAQKARLSTAYGPAAGHARIGIELLPANCWKENYPLTLGLYGEAVDTSNLTRKFDKMNTYADIVLKNAKTSLDKVRVYEARLQSLVSQNKIHDGVRVALEALKMLGIKLPSRPNQLQVALRLLPMLIRVLPISLAKFESMPMMKNPVALAATRIIAQSVSSAYIVSANLFAIMLLKVDSLSLKHGITGVSPYGVGGVGMVILSNMDDIKNGTRLGEDALSMVYDLKLDEFRGTLEFAIAMAIRIWHKPVRETMPLLMKALQSNLEAGNLEFATYSFSVYCYTQLFIGESLDYVIADFDKYFPQAEKYKQGPTIYHMQVFAQTAANFRGDAENPLVLKGKYFDEHTMIPEGLKAGNQTGVFYAFMCKGMLSCWLKEYETALASFQEARKYIENVPGMIVNAIITFYHSMAFIGYARKMRRKRLPLRFYINQMKLKKWAKYAPMNYRHQYILVEAEKARLKKKERLAMDLYDEAIHLANVNGFIHEEALANQLAGEFYIEIGKPRLAQTYLTKAWYLCGQWGSKVMVQNLEEKHSNLLRQRGTSGSREDKATVTATSMGTSSTVALDLGSVMKASQAISGEIRLDVLLEKMMRTVVENAGAEKGILLLRDDQSGSVMIQAECLMEHEKVDVMQQIPLAQFSRIPVTLVQYVMRTKEAVVLNNAEDEGNFTKDPFVVENHPKSILCSPIINQGRITGVLYLENNLTTGAFTAGRLEVLQMLSSQAAISIDNALLYRNLEQKVQERTAQLQQKTNDINNMLQNMHQGIFTIPDEDLVIHPEYSRYLEHILETTEIAGTSFMQTLFDDSSLGGNILNQIEVATGSVFGADMMMWDINKHLLVHEFQKNMPDGRVKILELDWDPLPSEEDEIEKVMITVRDVSELRKLQAEAESQKQELEMLGQILAISVDKFTGFLESANNFIEENQKLIEASIHKDMDVIATLFRNMHTIKGNARTYGFSYITDIVHAAEQTYDHLRKNADAPWDSALLLQELEQVRQGIEVYTKLFNQKLRSFAQTRNDTTVVENQLLDRLKQLAVRNRDKELETVLKAIHTLSIHDILGGIRDGLPDMARNLQKATPKFLVKDKGIRFVNNIVPVIKDVFMHMIRNSMDHGLETPEVRLEKGKPAEGNLFLDISLKENQVIMRVGDDGKGLNLKRLKEKALEVGLEVNSEMDAANMIFQSGVSTAEKVSDISGRGVGMDAVRRFLRDKGGDVEIVIKPEGDDTGRAFELQITLPAEVAVQVDAE; from the coding sequence ATGCTACAGGTCAAAGGTTACAAAGTCATGGAGGAACTTTATAGCGGGGTCAATACCACCGTTTGCAGAGCTGTTCGTGAATCAGACCATCTTGCGGTCATCATTAAATATCTGAACAGCGAATATCCGACACAGGAAGAACTGGCCAGATTTCAGCATGAACACAGCATCCTGACCCATTTACAGATGCCCGGGATTTCACGGGTGATCGGACTGGAAAAGACAGGAAGTTCTGTGATGCTGGTCACCAGTGATGACATGCTGTCAAAATCGCTCAAGCATGTGCTGGGAGAACAGACACTCAAACTGGAAGATATTCTTGACACCATGCTCAAATTGACCGTGATCCTGGGAAATGTGCATAAAAAAGGGTATATCCACCGTGATTTGAAACCGCACAACGTTATTATCAACCCGGGGAACAAAGAAGTCACTCTGATTGATTTCGGCATCGCAACCACCCTCGAAGAAACAGAAGAAGTCGTTGCCAGTGATGCTGTGCTGGAAGGAACCCTGGCCTATATTTCTCCTGAACAAACCGGACGGATGAACCGCAAGGTTGATTTCAGATCTGATCTCTACTCACTGGGAATGACCTTTTATGAAGTATTGGCCGGTGATTTGCCATTCCATGCGGATGATGCGATGGGATGGGTGCATTGCCATATTGCCCGAAATCCAGCACCGTTGCTGGAAAAAAAGCCGGAAATTCCCGGCATGATCGCTCATATGATCCACAAGTTACTGTCTAAAAGTGTGGAAGATCGTTATCAGAGCGCGTTTGGTTTAAAGCATGATCTTGAAAATTGCATCCGGCAGTTCAGGGAAACAGGGAAAATTGAGCCCTTCACGTTGGGCACTCATGACATTTCCGACAGATTGCATATTCCACAGGTTTTGTATGGAAGAGAGCCTGAACTCAATGAACTCATGAAACTGTTTGAGTTGGTCAAGGGCGGTCACAAGCAATTGGTGTTTCTCGGCGGACAATCAGGCAGCGGAAAATCAGCGCTGGTCCATGAACTGGAAAAAATTCTGGTGAACCACAGCGGCATGCTTCTGTCAGGAAAATATGACGAATTCAAACGCAATGATCCCTACTACGGCATTGGACAGGCCATCAACAATCTCGTTCAAAATCTGTTACGCGAAGATGAGGACCATCTCAATCAATGGAAATTCAAACTGGCGGAAGCACTTGGTCCCAATGGAAAAATCATCACCGATCTCGCACCGGACCTGGAACTCATCCTTGGACCGCAACAACCTGTTCCGGAGTTAGGCCCCAGTGAAACCCAGAACAGATTTCAACTGACATTTCTCAAGTTTATCCGGGTGTTCACCCAGGCACACCATCCGCTGGTCCTGTTTCTGGATGACCTGCAATTTTCTGACACAGCCAGTCTGGGTTTGCTCAATATCATGTCACAGGATTCTGAATTGCGGCATTTCATGCTCATTCTGGCTTATCGGGATAACGAAATTCAGGAAGACCACCCGTTTCTGCAATTGCTTCAGGAAACAAAACAGGGAACCATCCCCTACAGGGAAATCCAGTTGAATCCCTTGAACCTGAACGCCATCGTCCAGATGCTTGGCGAAACGGTGAAAACGGAACCGGAAAATGTTAAACAGTTGGCGGAAGTGATTCAGAACAAAACAGGTGGAAACACTTTTTTTATTCATGAATTTCTGAAACTTCTGCATCACGAAAAACTGCTGTGGTTTGATTTTGAAGCCATGTGCTGGAAATGGGATCTGGACAAAATCAAAGCCCATGAAACCACCGGGAATGTCGTCGAATTGATGATTGAAAAAATCCAGAAACTTCCTGAAGTGACACAATCCGCATTGAAAATGGCCGCGTGTATTGGTGCTGATTTTAATTTGAAAACGCTGGCGGCGGTTTGTGGACGAACCCTGAAGCAAACTGCGGAGGATCTATGGTCCGCTGTTCAGGAAGGAATGATTCTTCCAGTGGGAGAAGGTCACAAACTGCTTAAAAATTCTGAGGAATCAGGAATCAGTGATTTCAAGGCTTCCGTGTGGGATAAGTTTGTCCATGGACGTGTGCAGAAAGCCGCTTATGAAATGATTTCCGAAGAGGACAGAAAACCGATTCATCTGAACATCGGGCGTGTCTTGCTGAAATCCTTGAGTCAGGAGGAACTGGAGGAAAAATTGTTTTATGTCACGTCCCAGCTCAATATGGGAAAAGACCTGATTGAAAGTCAGGAGGAAAAAAACAAACTGGCAGAATTGAATCTGCTTTCCGCGCAAAAAGCCCGTCTTTCCACGGCATACGGACCTGCCGCAGGCCATGCCCGGATTGGAATTGAACTGCTCCCGGCAAATTGCTGGAAAGAAAACTATCCGCTGACTCTGGGGTTGTATGGTGAGGCTGTGGATACCTCCAATCTCACCCGCAAATTTGACAAGATGAATACCTATGCGGACATTGTGCTGAAAAATGCCAAAACCTCATTAGACAAAGTCCGTGTGTATGAAGCCCGGTTACAGTCACTGGTTTCTCAGAATAAAATCCATGATGGCGTTCGTGTGGCTCTGGAAGCACTGAAAATGCTGGGCATAAAACTGCCTTCCCGCCCCAATCAGCTTCAGGTGGCCCTGCGTCTTCTGCCCATGCTCATAAGGGTTCTTCCCATTTCATTAGCCAAATTTGAATCAATGCCGATGATGAAAAATCCTGTGGCATTGGCCGCAACCAGGATTATTGCCCAATCGGTTTCCTCAGCCTATATTGTGAGTGCCAACCTGTTTGCGATCATGCTGCTGAAAGTGGATTCATTATCGCTTAAACATGGAATCACAGGCGTGTCCCCTTACGGCGTTGGGGGGGTAGGCATGGTAATTCTCTCTAATATGGATGACATCAAAAACGGGACTCGCTTAGGAGAAGACGCGCTATCAATGGTGTATGATCTGAAACTGGATGAATTTAGAGGAACACTGGAATTTGCCATCGCCATGGCCATTCGTATCTGGCATAAACCGGTCAGGGAAACCATGCCGTTGCTGATGAAAGCGCTTCAAAGTAATCTTGAAGCCGGAAATCTTGAATTTGCCACCTATTCTTTTTCCGTTTATTGCTACACTCAGTTGTTCATCGGGGAGTCTCTGGATTATGTGATCGCTGATTTTGACAAGTACTTCCCTCAGGCTGAGAAATACAAGCAGGGCCCAACCATCTACCACATGCAGGTGTTTGCGCAGACCGCCGCCAATTTCAGAGGTGACGCTGAAAATCCGCTGGTGCTCAAAGGCAAATATTTTGATGAACACACCATGATCCCGGAAGGACTGAAAGCCGGTAACCAGACCGGTGTGTTTTACGCCTTCATGTGCAAAGGCATGCTGAGTTGCTGGCTCAAGGAATATGAGACAGCCCTTGCCAGTTTTCAGGAGGCCCGCAAATACATTGAAAATGTGCCGGGCATGATCGTCAATGCGATCATCACGTTTTATCATTCGATGGCATTCATCGGCTACGCAAGAAAAATGCGACGCAAACGCCTGCCGCTAAGGTTTTATATCAATCAGATGAAACTGAAAAAATGGGCAAAATACGCACCAATGAATTATCGGCATCAGTACATCTTGGTCGAAGCTGAAAAAGCTCGCTTGAAAAAGAAAGAACGACTGGCGATGGATCTGTATGATGAAGCAATCCACCTGGCGAATGTGAATGGCTTTATCCATGAAGAAGCTCTCGCAAACCAGCTTGCCGGTGAATTTTATATTGAAATCGGGAAACCTCGACTCGCCCAGACTTATCTGACCAAAGCCTGGTATCTGTGTGGTCAGTGGGGCTCCAAAGTGATGGTACAAAATCTGGAAGAGAAGCATTCCAATCTGCTCAGACAGCGTGGAACAAGTGGTTCCAGAGAAGACAAGGCCACTGTCACCGCCACCTCAATGGGCACGAGTTCCACGGTAGCTCTGGATCTTGGATCGGTCATGAAAGCTTCCCAGGCCATATCCGGTGAAATTCGACTAGATGTTCTGCTGGAAAAAATGATGCGGACTGTTGTTGAAAACGCAGGTGCTGAAAAGGGTATTTTGCTGTTGCGGGATGATCAGAGTGGTTCTGTCATGATTCAGGCGGAATGTCTGATGGAACATGAAAAAGTGGATGTCATGCAGCAAATACCCTTGGCCCAATTCTCCAGAATTCCTGTGACACTGGTGCAGTATGTAATGCGGACTAAAGAGGCTGTCGTACTGAATAACGCAGAAGATGAAGGAAATTTTACCAAGGATCCCTTTGTGGTTGAGAATCATCCGAAATCAATCCTGTGCTCTCCCATCATCAATCAGGGACGTATCACCGGAGTTCTTTATCTGGAAAACAACCTGACCACCGGAGCGTTCACGGCCGGACGTCTGGAAGTGCTCCAAATGCTGTCTTCGCAGGCCGCGATTTCCATTGACAACGCTTTGTTGTATCGCAATCTGGAACAAAAAGTTCAGGAACGAACCGCACAATTGCAACAGAAAACCAATGACATCAACAATATGCTTCAAAATATGCACCAGGGAATCTTTACGATCCCTGATGAGGATCTGGTGATCCATCCCGAATATTCCAGGTATCTGGAACATATTCTGGAAACAACTGAAATTGCCGGAACATCCTTTATGCAAACCCTGTTTGATGATTCAAGTCTGGGGGGAAATATACTCAATCAGATTGAAGTCGCTACGGGTTCAGTTTTTGGCGCGGACATGATGATGTGGGACATCAACAAACATTTGCTGGTGCATGAATTTCAGAAAAACATGCCCGACGGACGGGTAAAAATTCTGGAACTGGATTGGGATCCCCTGCCAAGTGAAGAGGATGAAATTGAAAAAGTCATGATCACGGTCCGGGATGTGTCAGAACTCAGAAAATTGCAGGCAGAAGCAGAATCCCAGAAACAGGAACTGGAGATGCTGGGACAGATTCTGGCAATATCTGTGGACAAATTCACAGGCTTTCTGGAATCAGCCAATAATTTTATTGAGGAAAATCAAAAGTTGATTGAGGCCAGCATACACAAAGACATGGATGTGATCGCAACTTTGTTCAGGAACATGCACACCATCAAGGGAAATGCCAGAACCTATGGCTTTTCGTATATCACGGATATTGTTCATGCCGCGGAACAGACTTATGACCATTTGCGGAAAAATGCTGACGCACCGTGGGATAGTGCACTGCTGTTACAAGAGTTGGAACAGGTTCGTCAAGGCATTGAGGTTTATACGAAGTTGTTCAATCAAAAACTGAGATCCTTCGCGCAAACACGCAACGACACCACGGTGGTGGAAAATCAATTACTGGATCGGTTGAAACAACTTGCTGTCAGGAATCGTGACAAGGAACTGGAGACTGTTCTGAAAGCCATTCATACCCTGTCCATTCATGATATTCTTGGTGGAATTCGTGATGGCTTGCCAGACATGGCCAGAAACCTTCAAAAGGCTACACCCAAATTTCTGGTCAAGGACAAAGGGATTCGATTCGTGAACAATATTGTGCCGGTGATCAAGGATGTGTTCATGCACATGATCAGAAACTCAATGGATCATGGTCTTGAAACACCGGAAGTACGGTTGGAAAAAGGCAAACCGGCGGAAGGCAATCTCTTCCTTGATATTTCCTTGAAGGAAAACCAGGTTATCATGCGCGTGGGGGATGATGGCAAGGGTTTGAATCTGAAACGCCTCAAAGAAAAAGCGCTTGAAGTGGGGCTTGAAGTCAACAGTGAAATGGATGCAGCGAATATGATTTTTCAATCGGGTGTGTCCACCGCTGAAAAAGTCAGTGACATTTCCGGACGAGGTGTGGGAATGGATGCGGTTCGACGCTTTTTGCGGGATAAGGGAGGCGATGTTGAAATTGTGATCAAACCCGAAGGGGATGATACCGGCAGAGCGTTTGAACTGCAAATCACATTGCCGGCTGAGGTCGCTGTGCAGGTAGACGCTGAATAA
- a CDS encoding calcium-translocating P-type ATPase, PMCA-type, with protein sequence MSQTTPHTEHTLTGLTSAEVEQSRIQNGANVLTPPEREPWWHLLLEKFDDPVIRILLIAAFVAIGVGMVDGHYIEGVGIIIAVLLATTLAFFNEFKAGKEFDILNQVTDEVAVKVIRESHYTTVPRKDIVVGDIVLLEAGEEVPADADVLDSVSLQIDESRLTGESAPVTKRPRSENKAEGQNLAYARHMVLKGTIAKDGHGTLKVTAVGDRSEIGTAAKAASEETDNQTPLSIQLEKLGKMVGVVGFSVAGIIFAALMARGVMVNELVLNQQQWFFTMTMILSTLIAMTRVWLPISYDALEMFKINHQRPAWLENNSMVAWLKTAGLGALVFILGIGGGYVIGLVPATPRDWIPPLAAEELLKYFMISITIIVVAVPEGLAMSVTLSLAYSMRKMTAANNLVRQMHACETIGAATVICSDKTGTLTQNEMQVFETRFPSLQDNKLTASLSSVNEQLLAEAIAANTTAQLSEENNVIKPLGNPTEGALLLWLNQQSIDYQQHRGTFTISHQWTFTTERKYMATMGQSVPLGSQTLYVKGAPEIIMSQCVNMLTADGETPLEPFKQEIEQALKDYQRRGMRTLAIAYRNATNDDPEATIESLTHDMIWLGFAAIEDPVRPEVPNAVADCYKAGIQVKIVTGDIVETAKEISRQIGLSKPDDGPECFLTGAEFGKMNDEQAKVAVQKLKVLARARPLDKLRLVKLLQSQNHVVAVTGDGTNDAPALNHADVGLAMGKTGTAVAKEASDIILLDDSFKSIVNAVMWGRSLYENIQRFILFQLTINVVALGIAMLGPFIGIKLPLTVIQMLWVNLIMDTFASLALATEPPHESVMNRHPRNPLDFIVTPHMMREIGGIGLVFLAGLIGLLFYFQGDGMVTNHELSLFFTIFVMLQFWNLFNARSMGQTDSALKGIFENKGFTMIALGIFIGQVLIVQFGGEVFRTVPLSLETWALVVAGTSLVLWLGEIKRFVLRRQA encoded by the coding sequence ATGTCACAAACAACCCCTCACACTGAACACACTCTCACCGGTCTCACTTCTGCGGAAGTTGAACAAAGCAGAATACAAAACGGCGCCAATGTGCTGACACCTCCGGAACGTGAACCATGGTGGCATCTGTTGCTGGAAAAATTTGATGATCCTGTCATCCGGATCCTGCTGATTGCCGCGTTTGTCGCCATTGGTGTCGGCATGGTGGATGGGCATTATATTGAAGGTGTCGGCATCATCATCGCGGTGTTGCTCGCAACCACTTTGGCCTTTTTCAATGAGTTCAAGGCCGGGAAGGAATTTGATATTCTGAATCAGGTGACCGACGAAGTGGCGGTCAAGGTGATCCGCGAAAGCCATTACACCACTGTTCCCCGTAAAGATATTGTGGTTGGAGATATTGTTCTGCTTGAAGCAGGCGAAGAAGTTCCGGCTGATGCGGATGTTCTGGACTCCGTATCGCTCCAGATTGATGAATCCCGACTGACCGGAGAATCGGCCCCTGTCACCAAACGTCCCCGGTCTGAAAATAAAGCTGAAGGGCAGAACCTGGCCTATGCCCGCCACATGGTGCTGAAAGGCACGATTGCCAAAGATGGTCATGGAACCCTGAAAGTCACAGCGGTTGGCGATCGTTCAGAAATTGGAACAGCGGCCAAGGCGGCTTCAGAAGAAACGGACAATCAGACCCCACTGAGCATCCAGCTTGAAAAACTGGGAAAAATGGTTGGCGTGGTTGGCTTCAGCGTTGCGGGTATCATTTTTGCGGCACTCATGGCCCGCGGTGTTATGGTGAATGAGTTGGTTCTGAATCAGCAACAATGGTTTTTTACCATGACCATGATCCTGAGTACTTTGATCGCCATGACCAGAGTCTGGTTGCCGATTTCCTATGACGCCCTGGAAATGTTCAAAATTAATCACCAGCGTCCTGCCTGGCTGGAAAATAATAGCATGGTCGCATGGTTAAAAACCGCGGGTTTGGGCGCTCTTGTGTTTATTCTTGGTATTGGCGGAGGGTATGTGATCGGCCTTGTACCGGCAACCCCTCGTGACTGGATTCCACCGCTGGCCGCTGAAGAACTGCTCAAATATTTCATGATTTCCATCACCATTATTGTGGTCGCTGTTCCTGAAGGTCTGGCGATGAGTGTTACTCTGAGTCTGGCCTATAGCATGCGCAAAATGACGGCCGCCAATAACCTCGTGCGACAAATGCATGCCTGTGAAACCATTGGTGCGGCGACAGTGATCTGTTCTGATAAAACCGGAACGCTGACCCAAAACGAAATGCAGGTTTTTGAAACACGTTTTCCCTCCCTACAGGATAACAAGCTCACGGCATCGCTTTCCTCTGTCAATGAACAACTGCTTGCCGAAGCCATCGCGGCCAACACCACAGCACAACTCAGTGAGGAAAACAATGTCATCAAACCACTGGGCAATCCAACAGAAGGCGCTCTTTTACTCTGGCTCAATCAGCAATCCATTGATTACCAGCAACACCGCGGTACATTTACCATTTCCCATCAATGGACCTTCACCACCGAGCGCAAATACATGGCCACAATGGGGCAGTCTGTGCCCTTGGGGTCACAAACACTGTATGTGAAGGGGGCACCTGAAATTATCATGTCCCAATGCGTCAATATGCTGACTGCTGATGGCGAAACCCCGCTGGAACCATTCAAGCAGGAAATTGAGCAAGCTCTCAAAGATTATCAGCGGCGAGGGATGAGAACACTGGCGATTGCTTACCGCAACGCCACAAACGACGACCCTGAAGCAACGATTGAATCACTGACGCACGATATGATCTGGTTGGGCTTTGCCGCTATTGAAGATCCGGTTCGCCCGGAAGTTCCCAATGCTGTTGCTGATTGCTACAAAGCAGGAATCCAGGTCAAGATTGTCACAGGGGACATTGTTGAAACCGCCAAAGAAATCTCCCGCCAAATTGGTTTGAGCAAGCCGGATGATGGTCCGGAATGCTTTCTCACCGGTGCGGAATTTGGCAAAATGAACGATGAACAGGCTAAAGTCGCGGTGCAGAAACTCAAAGTGCTCGCAAGGGCCAGACCACTGGATAAATTACGACTCGTTAAACTGCTGCAAAGCCAGAACCATGTTGTTGCTGTTACGGGTGACGGAACCAACGACGCCCCTGCGCTGAATCATGCGGATGTCGGGTTGGCGATGGGAAAAACCGGTACCGCTGTGGCCAAGGAAGCCAGTGATATCATTCTGCTGGATGATTCCTTCAAAAGCATTGTCAACGCCGTGATGTGGGGACGATCCCTTTATGAAAACATTCAGCGATTTATTTTATTCCAACTCACCATCAACGTGGTTGCGCTCGGAATTGCTATGCTGGGGCCGTTCATCGGCATCAAACTGCCATTGACCGTGATTCAGATGCTTTGGGTCAATCTGATCATGGATACGTTCGCTTCGTTGGCTTTGGCGACTGAACCTCCGCATGAAAGTGTCATGAACAGGCATCCGAGAAATCCTCTGGACTTCATTGTGACTCCACACATGATGCGGGAGATCGGTGGCATTGGTCTGGTATTTCTGGCTGGTCTGATCGGACTGCTGTTTTATTTCCAGGGGGATGGTATGGTCACAAATCATGAGTTATCCCTGTTTTTCACCATCTTTGTGATGCTACAATTCTGGAATCTGTTCAATGCCCGTAGCATGGGGCAGACTGATTCCGCGTTGAAAGGAATTTTTGAGAACAAGGGTTTCACCATGATCGCGCTGGGAATTTTTATTGGCCAGGTGTTGATTGTACAGTTTGGAGGAGAAGTTTTTCGAACTGTTCCACTGTCTCTTGAAACCTGGGCACTTGTGGTGGCAGGAACATCATTAGTACTGTGGCTTGGTGAGATCAAACGTTTTGTTCTGCGTCGACAGGCATGA